From ANME-2 cluster archaeon:
ATACTATCGTTCAATAATAATGTTCATAGTACTTTTCAATTATCGATCGATTATTGTTCAATTAACTTCCAATTACTATCGATACTATTCTATTGACACCACTTATATATTCTATCACTTCACATCGCGGTGGTAAGACTGGACCGACCTGACGCCGATACGTTTCTCTCTTGCAGCCCTGATACCTTTTGCTGCTGCAAGTGCGGCTGCAGTGGTGGTGTGGTAGGGGATGTTGTACTTGATAGCAGATTTTCGGATGTAGCTGTCATCATAGGCCCCCTCCTTGCCTACTGGAGTGTTCAGGACGAACTGTATCTCACCGTTGTGCATTGCATCGACAATATTTGGCCTGCCTTCATGCAATTTCTTGATACCCTCGCATTCAATACCATTCTCCTTCAGGAAAGAAGCTGTACCATCTGTGGAAATTATCCTGAAACCCATGCTGGCCAGTTCCTTTGCAACAGGCAGAGCCCGTTTGTGGTCACTGGATGCAACGGTTATCAGTGCAGTACCTTCCAGTGGCAACGAAGAACCGGCTGCAACCTGGGACTTGAAGAAAGCGATCTCAAAGGAATCCGCCATACCCAGGACTTCACCCGTTGAGCGCATCTCAGGCCCGAGCACAGGGTCTACCTCAGGGAACATGTTGAAAGGGAACACGGTCTCTTTGACACCGAAGTGCGGATATGTACGCGGATGTGTATCAATATCTGCCAGTTTCTCACCCAGCATGACCCGGGTAGCAATTCGTGCCATAGATATTCCTGTGACCTTGGATACAAGAGGCACTGTCCTGGATGCCCGCGGGTTAGCTTCCAGGATGTAAACCTTGCCGTCCTTGATGGCATACTGGATGTTCATGAGCCCGATAACCTTTAATTCGGTTGCGATACGTCGCGTGTATTCCATGAGGGTGTCCATCTGTTCACCAGGTATCCCGACGGGAGGCAGCACACACGCGCTGTCACCTGAATGGATCCCTGCCTGTTCGATATGCTCCATGATGGAAGGGATGAAAACATCCGTGCCATCAGATATGGCATCCACTTCGCACTCCAGTGCATCTTCAAGGAACTTGTCAATGAGCATAGGAGCCTCTGGTGTGATCTCAATTGCGCCGGCAACGTATTTTTTCAGCATCTCATCATCATAAACAATTTCCATACCACGGCCGCCAAGCACGTAGGAAGGACGGACAATAAGCGGGTAGCCGATACGATGTGCAACGTCCAGTGCCCCTTCCAGTGAAGTGGCAGTACCGGGTTCGGGCATGGGAATCTCAAGTTTCCGGATAATGCCTGCAAACTGCTCGCGGTCCTCTGCAAGGTCGATACTCTTTACTGATGTACCAAGTATTTTCACGCCCGATGCTTCGAGTTCCCTTGCAATGTTCAGGGGCGTCTGGCCACCAAACTGCACGATGGCACCGTCCGGTTTTTCTTTTTTATAGATGCTCAGGACATCCTCGACCGTAACCGGCTCAAAGTACAGTTTGTCCGAAGTATCGTAGTCTGTGGATACTGTTTCAGGATTGCAGTTGACCATAATGGACTCGTAGCCAAGGTCACGCAGGGTGAAGGCGGCGTGTACGCAGGTGTAATCGAATTCGATACCCTGCCCTATCCTGTTCGGACCACCGCCGATTATCATGATCTTCTTTCGGTCAGATACCGGCACTTCATCACCTTCATTGTAGGTAGAGTAATAGTAAGCTGCATTCTCAGTACCGCTGACCGGTACGATGTTCCAGGACTGGTGCAATCCAAGGGATAGGCGTTGATTGCGAATCGCCTGCTCTGGTACGCTGAGGATCCGGCCCAGGTACTTATCTGAGAAACCATCCTTCTTGGCCTTGATGAGCAGGTCATCCGGCAGTTTGCCGCCTTTGTGTTCAAGCACCTCTTCTTCCCGTTCCACCAGTTCCTTCATCTGCTCTATGAACCAGGGTTTGATATGGGTCATCCTGACCAGCTCATCCACTGGCATTCCCTTTCGCAAAGCTTCGTACATGATGAACTGGCGCTCTGAAGAAGGCTCTACCAGACGTTTTCGTAACTCGTCAAGTGAAAGCTCGTGGAAGTTCCTGGCAAATCCCAGACCGTAACGCCCGATCTCAAGCGAGCGAATGGCTTTCTGGAACGCTTCCTTGTAGTTCTTGCCAATGCTCATAGCCTCGCCGACTGCGCGCATCTGGGTGCCCAGTTTATCTATCGAACCGGGGAATTTCTCAAATGCCCAGCGAGCGAACTTGATGACCACGTAATCGCCTGATGGCGTGTACTTTTCAAGCGTGCCGTCACGCCAGTAGGGGATATCCTCGAGCAACAGGCCGCCTGCCAGTTTTGCAGACACTAACGCGATAGGGAATCCGGTGGCTTTGGAGGCAAGTGCTGATGAGCGCGATGTGCGCGGGTTTATCTCAATGACGACCACGCGGTCAGTATTGGGGTCATGGGCGAACTGGACGTTGGTGCCCCCGATAATACCGATGGCATCCACGATGCGGTAGGAATAATCCTGCAGGCGCGCCTGGAGCGTTTTGTCAATGGTAAGCATGGGTGCACTACAGAAGCTGTCGCCTGTGTGCACGCCCATGGCATCGATGTTCTCGATGAAACAGACCGTTATCTTGTTGCCTTTTGCGTCCCTTACGACCTCAAGTTCAAGCTCCTCCCACCCGAGTACTGATTCTTCCACAAGTATCTGGCCGATGAGGCTGGCAGAAATACCCCTGGCGGCAATGGAACGTAACTCGTCCACGTTGTATGCAAACCCGCCACCGGTCCCGCCCATGGTGTAAGCGGGCCGGATGACCACAGGGTAGCCGATATCCTTTGCGATCCTCTCTGCTTCTTCAACACTGAACGTGGTCTCACTGCGCGCGGTCTCAACCCCGACGCTATCCATTGTTTCCTTGAAAGTGGTCCGGTCCTCGCCACGCTTTATGGCATCGATCTGCACTCCTATAATCTCTACGCCGTATTTTTCCAGAATACCTTTCTCATGAAGTTCAGTAGACAGGTTAAGAGCTTTCTGGCCACCCAGGTTCGGCAACAGGGCGTCAGGCCGCTCTTTGTCGATGATCTTTTCCAGGGTTTCGATGTTGAGCGGCTCGATGTAAGTTGTGTCTGCCATCTCGGGGTCGGTCATGATTGTGGCAGGATTGGAATTTACCAGAACAATCTCAAACCCTAGCTGGCGCAGTGCTTTGCAGGCCTGTGTGCCGGAATAATCGAATTCAGCGGCCTGGCCGATAACGATGGGGCCTGATCCTATAATAAGTACTTTGTGAATATCCTCTCGTTTGGGCATCTTCTCACCTTCTCTTGGATAGGTATTATGGCTTAATACTCTTTTGATGCGGAATTTTATTGGCCGATGATGGGATAATAATCTGAGTATCTATTACTCTTTTTCGATTTGAGCAGTGACCATGGACTATCGACATAAAACATCCTTATAAAATCCCGCTGAAATAATGTCCTGTAGAGTATGTACTCCCACAATGCCCAATGGTTCCCTTATCAATAGCTTTTCGATAACTTTGCGTCACCTTTCCCGTCGTTTTTCCATCATACGTTTTTGCTTCTATCCTCAGGCAGCTGACACCTGCTTCAATTAATTCAGGGATATGACCTAACATGCATAATTCACGGGAGTTCATGACATAGCTGCGTTTTTGTTCATCAGTTCTTACAGGATAGGTAAAACCCTTTTCATCTTCCAGGATAGCCTCATGCACCCTATCGTCCGGGAACAATTCTCCCAACAGGTCATGTTCCAGAACCATTATCGGGAAAAAGCCATGTACAATACATTCAACCTGACCATAGGGCGCCATTTGTCTTATTTCATCCAGAGTAAGTTCAGGTGAAAGTGTCACTCTCCTGCAGTACTCAAGATAATGTGTCATTGTCAGCCTGTTAAAGACATTGAAGGAATAGTCAATTACCAGGGATTTAACATTGGAATGGTGAAGACGATAGAGGGCACCCGGGTTTGCTACGAGATATCCATCCGGGTTCCGATGATGTGAGAAATCATCTGAACGATTCAATTCATCTGACCGTTTCAATTCATCTGACCGTTTCAATTCACTTAAATCATTCAATTTATCAAATGTATCCAGTTCGTCCATTTTTTTATCAATTCGTGGTATGCTGAGATACACGTCCACTCCTTTGAGCTTACCATACTCAATGGCTGTCCGGTAATGTTCTGGTGTGAGTTTGCTGCCGGAAAAATTCTCGCCACCGAAAAATACTACATCTGCACCACCGTCAACAGCTGCTATAAAGGATTCCAGAGAACAGGTATTTACTGATAGCTGGGGTTTTGTCTTTGTCTGAATTTCCCTGGTATCAAGAATAATCTCTGGTTTGTTACACTTGCGTTTCCATTTTCTTGTAAGCTCATGTTCAAGCTTTGTTACAGCAGACCTGCGTAGAGTATTCAGCTGGGAAATGGGAATGAAAATATCATTGTCGAACTCGAACACAATATTTTCCGGCTCAAAGAATGTATTGCCAAGTTTCTTCAAATGCTGGATTATAGCATCTTCTGATAGGGGGGAACCAATCGCTTTTTCGGGAACATCTCCATTCTGGATGACCTGGTTCACCCCGTCTGTAATGCAAAGCGTCAACGGTTTACCACGTTTTGCCGTGAAGGACATATTGACAGGAATCTTTCTCCCTGTATCTTTCATTCTCAACGATTCCATGAGCCTGAAGTCATATGTCTTGAAAACCGTCTCATTACTGTAGACGAGCTTTTCCATGGGTATCTTGACGGTGGCACAGGCCGGAGTCGTCTCTACACTCTGGTTATTGATATACATGCTTCTGACAGTGGTTCCTGTGCCACGGCCCTGGGTGCCGATTCCATCACCTATCCTCAATGGCTGCTCAATATCTATATAGACAAATTTTCTGTCCCTGTCGTATTTGACCACGTTCCCGAGGTACGTTCCCTGGTTATGCGGCTGTTTCCTGCTCATCAGAGTACCGCCAGGATTCCCGAAAAAATACCCCTGTGTGAACCCGCGGTTAAAAAGCTGGAGCAATGTGTGCTGCTCATCATACGATACCTGGAAATCCGCAGGATTTTCAAGATATCTCTCAATAAGACCCCGGTAGATCCGTACGACACCTGCCACGTATTCCGGTTGTTTCAACCTGCCCTCGATCTTGAATGAATCGATACCTGATTCTATCAGATTCCCGATCCTTTCGCTTATATTAAGGTCCCTGGGACTCAGAAGATGCCCTTTAGCTCCGTCAATGGTGTATTTCCTCCGGCATGGCTGGGTACAGTATCCACGGTTCCCGCTTTTATCCCCTATCATGCTGCTGAACAAACACTGACCTGAATACGAGATGCACAGCGCACCGTGAATGAAGACTTCAATCTCGGTGCTGGTCTGTGATCGTATCGCCCGTATCTCATCAAGGGAAAGCTCCCTGGCAAGTACCACGCGTTTTACTCCCATGTCCTCAAGAAATTGTACTCCCTCTGAATTGTGGATGGTCATCTGTGTACTGGCATGGACAGGCAGTTGCACAAGCTGGTCCTTTAACAATTTCAGGATACCCATATCCTGCACTATGACCGCATCTGCACCGGCATTGCATAGGAATTGTACATATTCGCTTATCCGTTTGAATTCGGTATCCTTGACAAGGGTGTTGACTGTGACATAAGCTTTTGCTTTGTTGACATGGGTGTAATCAATAGCCCATTTGAGTTCTTCAAGCGTTAGACCGGCATCATGCCGTGCGCTAAAAGTCTCCCCGCCAAAATATACGGCATCGGCTCCATTACCAATTGCTGCGATAAGGGCATCTTTGCTCCCGGCCGGTGCCAATAGTTCGGGTTTGTGCATGAGGGCTTATAATAATGTGGAGCGTTAAATAGGTGATGGGATATGACCATATTCATACCGGATGATGAAAGAAACCCGGGTTCATATCGGGTGATGGAAGGAAAACCGGATTCATACCGGAAGATTGGGTCAGTATTTTTGGGAGGAGCGGATGAAACAGGATGGTCCTGATTCACCTGTTGTATTACCGGGAAATGGTTATTATGTCCCTTGCACCAGCTTTTCTGCCTGTTCCAGCATCCCGTCAATAATTTCCAGCCCATCCTGCCAGAAACCCGGGTCATCGAGTCGTATCCCGAAACCCTCAAGCAATTTCACCGGTGTGTCCTTCCCGCCTGAGGCAAGCAGTTCCCGATATTTCGGAACGAATCCCTCTCCTTCTTCCATGAACTGTTTGTACAGGGAAAGGACCAGTAATTCCCCGAATGCGTACGCATATACATAGCCCGGCGCCTCAAGGAAATGTGGGATATAACTCCACCACACATGATAATTCCCGGTGAGCGTGACCGTATCCCCGAACATCTCCTTCTGGGTATGTATCCACAATTCTCCGAACCGTTCTGAGGAGAGCTCACCAACATCGCGCCTCTCATTATGGATGACATCCTCAAAGCGGTTCATGGCGACCTGACGGAACACCGTGGCAAATATCTGCTCAAGTTTATTCGTAAGCAAGGTCAATTTTTCATCCCTCGTCTTTGCCTTCTCCATCAGCGAGCGAAACACCAGCATCTCCCCGAAGACCGATGCCGTCTCTGCCATGGGAAGGGGTGTATGGCTGTTCAGGAATCCCTGGTGTTTACCAGCGAGATACTGGTGGACGCCATGGCCAAGCTCATGACCCATGGTTTCAACAT
This genomic window contains:
- the carB gene encoding carbamoyl-phosphate synthase large subunit, coding for MPKREDIHKVLIIGSGPIVIGQAAEFDYSGTQACKALRQLGFEIVLVNSNPATIMTDPEMADTTYIEPLNIETLEKIIDKERPDALLPNLGGQKALNLSTELHEKGILEKYGVEIIGVQIDAIKRGEDRTTFKETMDSVGVETARSETTFSVEEAERIAKDIGYPVVIRPAYTMGGTGGGFAYNVDELRSIAARGISASLIGQILVEESVLGWEELELEVVRDAKGNKITVCFIENIDAMGVHTGDSFCSAPMLTIDKTLQARLQDYSYRIVDAIGIIGGTNVQFAHDPNTDRVVVIEINPRTSRSSALASKATGFPIALVSAKLAGGLLLEDIPYWRDGTLEKYTPSGDYVVIKFARWAFEKFPGSIDKLGTQMRAVGEAMSIGKNYKEAFQKAIRSLEIGRYGLGFARNFHELSLDELRKRLVEPSSERQFIMYEALRKGMPVDELVRMTHIKPWFIEQMKELVEREEEVLEHKGGKLPDDLLIKAKKDGFSDKYLGRILSVPEQAIRNQRLSLGLHQSWNIVPVSGTENAAYYYSTYNEGDEVPVSDRKKIMIIGGGPNRIGQGIEFDYTCVHAAFTLRDLGYESIMVNCNPETVSTDYDTSDKLYFEPVTVEDVLSIYKKEKPDGAIVQFGGQTPLNIARELEASGVKILGTSVKSIDLAEDREQFAGIIRKLEIPMPEPGTATSLEGALDVAHRIGYPLIVRPSYVLGGRGMEIVYDDEMLKKYVAGAIEITPEAPMLIDKFLEDALECEVDAISDGTDVFIPSIMEHIEQAGIHSGDSACVLPPVGIPGEQMDTLMEYTRRIATELKVIGLMNIQYAIKDGKVYILEANPRASRTVPLVSKVTGISMARIATRVMLGEKLADIDTHPRTYPHFGVKETVFPFNMFPEVDPVLGPEMRSTGEVLGMADSFEIAFFKSQVAAGSSLPLEGTALITVASSDHKRALPVAKELASMGFRIISTDGTASFLKENGIECEGIKKLHEGRPNIVDAMHNGEIQFVLNTPVGKEGAYDDSYIRKSAIKYNIPYHTTTAAALAAAKGIRAAREKRIGVRSVQSYHRDVK
- a CDS encoding U32 family peptidase; translated protein: MHKPELLAPAGSKDALIAAIGNGADAVYFGGETFSARHDAGLTLEELKWAIDYTHVNKAKAYVTVNTLVKDTEFKRISEYVQFLCNAGADAVIVQDMGILKLLKDQLVQLPVHASTQMTIHNSEGVQFLEDMGVKRVVLARELSLDEIRAIRSQTSTEIEVFIHGALCISYSGQCLFSSMIGDKSGNRGYCTQPCRRKYTIDGAKGHLLSPRDLNISERIGNLIESGIDSFKIEGRLKQPEYVAGVVRIYRGLIERYLENPADFQVSYDEQHTLLQLFNRGFTQGYFFGNPGGTLMSRKQPHNQGTYLGNVVKYDRDRKFVYIDIEQPLRIGDGIGTQGRGTGTTVRSMYINNQSVETTPACATVKIPMEKLVYSNETVFKTYDFRLMESLRMKDTGRKIPVNMSFTAKRGKPLTLCITDGVNQVIQNGDVPEKAIGSPLSEDAIIQHLKKLGNTFFEPENIVFEFDNDIFIPISQLNTLRRSAVTKLEHELTRKWKRKCNKPEIILDTREIQTKTKPQLSVNTCSLESFIAAVDGGADVVFFGGENFSGSKLTPEHYRTAIEYGKLKGVDVYLSIPRIDKKMDELDTFDKLNDLSELKRSDELKRSDELNRSDDFSHHRNPDGYLVANPGALYRLHHSNVKSLVIDYSFNVFNRLTMTHYLEYCRRVTLSPELTLDEIRQMAPYGQVECIVHGFFPIMVLEHDLLGELFPDDRVHEAILEDEKGFTYPVRTDEQKRSYVMNSRELCMLGHIPELIEAGVSCLRIEAKTYDGKTTGKVTQSYRKAIDKGTIGHCGSTYSTGHYFSGIL